From a region of the Salarias fasciatus chromosome 6, fSalaFa1.1, whole genome shotgun sequence genome:
- the LOC115390751 gene encoding LOW QUALITY PROTEIN: spectrin beta chain, non-erythrocytic 1-like (The sequence of the model RefSeq protein was modified relative to this genomic sequence to represent the inferred CDS: inserted 3 bases in 3 codons; deleted 5 bases in 5 codons) yields MTAVAAELEHMDLQQQYSSNDTVNNRWDDEWDNENSSARLFERSRIKALADEREAVQKKTFTKWVNSHLSRVSCRITDLYMDLRDGRMLIKLLEVLSGERLPKPTKGRMRIHCLENVDKALQFLKEQRVHLENMGSHDIVDGNHRLTLGLIWTIILRFQIQDISVETEDNKEKRSAKDALLLWCQMKTAGYPNVNIHNFTTSWRDGMAFNALIHKHRPDLIDFDKLKKSNAHYNLQNAFNLAEQHLGLTKLLDPEDISVDHPDEKSVITYVVTYYHYFSKMKALKVEGKRIGKVLDNAIETEKMIEKYESLASDLLEWIEQTIIILNNRKFANSLMGVQQQLQAFNTYRTVEKPPKFTEKGNLEVLLFTIQSKMRANNQKVYMPREGKLISDINKAWERLEKAEHERELALRTELIRQEKLEQLARRFDRKAAMRETWLSENQRLVSQDNFGFDLQAVEAATKKHEAIETDIAAYEERVQAVVSVAKELEVEHYHDIKRVVARKENVLRLWEYLLELLKARRLRLEMNLGLQRVFQEMLHIMDWMDEMKMLLLSQDEGKHLLGVEDLLQKLSLVEADISIQADRVKAVTSNANKYSVTDGGYKPCDPQVIQDRVXHLEFCYQELTQLAAERRARLEESRRLWKFFWDMAEEEGWIREKEQILSSLEASRDLTGAVRLLSQQRALEDEMSGRAGHLQHTISEGQAMVEAGHFGSTKIQERINDVQAQWAALEQLAAAKKRKLEEALALHQFQTDADDVDAWTLDALRIVSSGETGHDEFSTQALVRKHKDAAAEVASYRPVIDSLHEQAAALPKEQAESEEVRGRLDGIEERYKEVSELTKLRKQALQDALALYKMFSEADACEVWIDEKEQWLNSMEXPEKREDLEVVQHRFESLEPEMNNQASRVAVVNQIARQLMHSGHPSEKDIKVQQDXLNNRWSQFRELVDRKKESLNSALGVQNYHLDCNETKSWIKEKTKVIESTQELGNDLTGVMALQRKLTGMERDLAAIEDKLGDLRGEAQRLAEEHPDQAKAITGRLQEITAVWEEMKNTLKNREESLGEARKLQQFLRELDDFQSWLSRTQTAIASEDMPNTLAEAEKLMAQHESIKNEIQNYEEDYQKMRDMGEIVTRDQTDAQYMFLRQRLQALDTGWNELHKMWENRQNLLSQSHAYQLFLRDTKQAEAFLNNQEYVLAHTEMPTTLEGAEAAIRKQEDFMTTMDANEEKINGVVEAGRRLASDGNVNAERILERVVSIDDRHKKNREAAVELLMRLKDNRDLQKFLQDCQELSLWISEKMLTAQDVSYDEARNLHSKWLKHQAFMAELQSNKEWLDKVQKDGALLVSEKPETEAVVKEKLSALQTMWAELESTTQNKAQTLFDANKAELFTQSCSELDKWLEGLDSQIQSDDYGKDLTSVNILLKKQQMLEKQVEVRQREVRTLGQEVQDADEVDERRHVVEKKFQELLEPLTRRRNFLVASREVHQFNRDVEDEILWAHERIPVATSTDHGHNLQTVQLLIKKNQTLQKEIQGHQPRIDDILERSKSLLQDQSPNADAIRQRLADLQRLWRQLMEEAERRHGRLEEAHKAQQYYFDAAEAEAWMSEQELYMMSEEKAKDEQSAVAMLKKHQIVEQAVEDYAETVHQLSKTSRGLVADGHPDSERISMRQSQVDKLYAGLKDLSEERRGKLDERLRLFQLNREVDDLEQWIAEREVVAGSHELGQDYEHVTMLQERFREFARDTGNIGQERVDAVNRLADELINAGHGDAATVAEWKDGLNEAWADLLELIDTRTQILAASFELHKFYHDAKEILGRIADKQQKLPDDVGRDQNTVETLQRSHTTFQHDVQALGTQVRQLQEDAVRLQSAYAGDKADDIQRRDSEVLQAWTGLLDACNARRLHLLDTADKFRFFSLVRDLLLWMEDVIRLIEAQENPRDVSSVELLMNNHQGIKAEIDARNDSFTCCIELGKSLLARKHFSSEEIKEKLLQLTDKRKEMIDKWEDRWEWLRLILEVHQFSRDAGVAEAWLLGQESYLSSREVGHSVDEVEKLIKRHEAFEKSAATWEERFSALERLTTLELLEVRRQQQEEEEELRRRSAPPVSEEVQQQDEAQQKLQSPTLQNGESPEQDSSLEGVNQGVLVNGERSSKEATPTPSPTSGRKSKSQSSTLPAKNPESCSQLEGLLHRKHEWEGHNKKASNRSWHNVYCVINRQEIGFYKDSKAAAQGVPYHNQVPVNLKDATCDVATNYKKKKHVFKLRLTDGNEFLFQAKDEEEMSTWIQGILNAAAERCDPPGSQPGTPVSGRAQTLPAAVTLPAESSPGKREKDKEKEKEKRFSLFSKKKQ; encoded by the exons atGACGGCGGTGGCTGCCGAGCTGGAGCACatggacctgcagcagcagtacaGCAGCAACGACACGGTCAACAACCGCTGGGATGACGAGTGGGACAACGAGAACAGCTCGGCCCGCCTCTTCGAGCGCTCCCGCATCAAAGCACTCGCAG atgagcGGGAGGCGGTGCAGAAGAAGACCTTCACGAAGTGGGTGAACTCTCACCTGTCCAGAGTCTCCTGCAGGATCACCGACCTTTACATGGACCTCAGAGATGGACGCATGCTCATCAAGCTGCTGGAGGTCCTGTCAGGGGAGAGACtg CCGAAGCCGACTAAAGGCCGGATGAGGATCCACTGCCTGGAGAACGTTGACAAAGCTCTTCAGTTCCTGAAGGAGCAGCGCGTCCACCTGGAGAACATGGGCTCACATGACATCGTGGACGGAAACCACCGTCTGACTCTGGGCCTCATCTGGACCATCATCCTCCGCTTCCAG ATTCAAGACATCAGTGTGGAGACCGAAGACAACAAGGAGAAGCGCTCGGCCAAAGAtgcgctgctgctgtggtgtcAGATGAAGACGGCAGG atatCCAAATGTCAACATTCACAATTTCACCACAAGTTGGAGAGACGGAATGGCCTTCAACGCCCTCATCCACAAACACAG ACCTGATCTGATCGACTTTGACAAACTGAAGAAGTCCAACGCTCACTATAACCTGCAGAACGCCTTTAACTTGGCCGAGCAACACCTGGGACTCACCAAGCTGCTGGACCCAGAGG ATATCAGTGTCGATCATCCCGATGAGAAGTCGGTCATCACCTATGTGGTCACTTACTATCACTACTTCTCCAAGATGAAGGCCTTGAAGGTGGAAGGGAAACGTATCGGAAAG GTTTTGGATAACGCCATTGAGACCGAGAAGATGATTGAGAAATACGAGTCTTTGGCCTCGGACCTGCTGGAGTGGATCGAACagaccatcatcatcctcaacAACAGGAAGTTTGCGAACTCTCTGATgggcgtccagcagcagcttcaggccTTCAACACCTACCGCACGGTGGAGAAACCCCCAAA GTTCACAGAGAAGGGCAATCTGGAGGTTCTCCTCTTCACCATCCAGAGTAAGATGAGAGCCAACAACCAGAAGGTCTACATGCCCCGAGAAGGAAAACTCATCTCAGACATCAACAAG GCGTGGGAGCGCCTGGAGAAGGCGGAGCACGAGCGGGAGCTGGCCCTGAGGACGGAGCTGATTCGGCAGGAGAAGTTGGAGCAGCTGGCGAGGCGCTTCGATCGGAAGGCGGCCATGAGGGAGACGTGGCTGAGCGAGAACCAGCGGCTGGTGTCTCAG GACAACTTCGGCTTCGACCTGCAGGCGGTGGAGGCGGCCACCAAAAAGCACGAGGCCATCGAGACCGACATCGCGGCGTATGAGGAGCGCGTTCAGGCGGTGGTGTCCGTGGcgaaggagctggaggtggagcatTACCATGACATCAAACGCGTGGTGGCGAGGAAGGAAAACGTGCTGCGGCTGTGGGAgtacctgctggagctgctgaaggccCGGCGGCTGCGGCTGGAGATGAACCTGGGCCTGCAGAGGGTCTTCCAGGAGATGCTCCACATCATGGACTGGATGGACGAGATGAAG atgctGCTGCTATCCCAGGATGAAGGCAAACATCTCCTCGGGGTGGAGGACCTGCTGCAGAAGCTCTCTCTGGTGGAGGCCGATATCTCCATCCAGGCAGACCGAGTGAAGGCCGTCACCTCCAACGCTAACAAGTACTCAGTGACGGACGGCG GGTACAAACCCTGTGACCCACAGGTCATCCAGGACCGCG GCCACCTGGAGTTCTGCTACCAGGAGCTGACCCAGCTGGCCGCCGAGCGCCGCGCCCGCCTGGAGGAGTCTCGCCGCTTGTGG AAGTTTTTCTGGGACATGGCGGAA GAGGAGGGCTGGATCCGCGAGAAGGAGCAGATCCTCTCGTCTCTGGAGGCCAGCAGGGACCTGACGGGAGCG GTGCGCCTCCTCAGCCAGCAGCGCGCCCTGGAGGACGAGATGAGCGGCCGCGCCGGCCACCTGCAGCACACCATATCCGAGGGCCAGGCCATGGTGGAGGCCGGACACTTTGGCTCCACCAAGATCCAGGAGCGAATCAACGACGTTCAGGCGCAGTGGGCGGCGCTGGAGCAGCTGGCGGCTGCCAAGAAGAGAAAGCTGGAAGAGGCCCTGGCTCTGCACCAGTTCCAGACCGACGCGGACGACGTGGACGCCTGGACCCTGGACGCTCTGCGCATTGTTTCCAGCGGCGAGACGGGCCACGACGAGTTCTCCACGCAGGCGCTGGTCAGGAAACACAAGGACGCGGCGGCCGAAGTGGCGAGCTACCGGCCGGTCATTGACTCGCTACACGAACAGGCCGCCGCGCTGCCCAAAGAGCaggcggagtcagaggaggtGCGTGGGCGGCTGGATGGCATCGAGGAGCGCTACAAGGAGGTGTCAGAGCTGACGAAGCTGAGGAAGCAGGCGCTGCAGGACGCACTGGCGCTCTACAAGATGTTCAGCGAGGCCGACGCCTGCGAGGTGTGGATCGAC GAGAAGGAGCAGTGGCTGAACAGCATGG ATCCCGAGAAGCGGGAGGACCTGGAGGTCGTTCAGCACCG GTTTGAGAGTCTGGAGCCGGAGATGAACAACCAGGCGTCCCGAGTGGCTGTGGTAAACCAGATCGCCCGGCAGCTGATGCACAGCGGTCACCCCAGCGAGAAGGATATCAAAGTTCAGCAGG AACTCAACAACAG GTGGAGCCAGTTCCGTGAGCTGGTGGACCGGAAGAAAGAATCCCTGAACTCTGCACTGGGCGTGCAGAACTACCACCTCGACTGCAATGAGACCAAGTCCTGGATCAAGGAGAAGACCAAAGTCATCGAGTCCACCCAGGAGCTGGGCAACGACCTGACCGGCGTCATGGCGCTGCAGCGCAAACTCACCGGCATGGAGCGGGACCTGGCCGCCATCGAGGACAAACTGGGCGACCTGCGGGGTGAGGCGCAGCGGCTGGCCGAGGAGCACCCAGACCAGGCCAAGGCCATCACGGGCCGGCTGCAGGAGATCACAGCCGTCTGGGAGGAGATGAAGAACACCCTGAAGAACCGCGAGGAGTCTCTGGGCGAGGCCCGG AAACTGCAGCAGTTCCTGCGAGAGCTGGACGACTTCCAGTCGTGGCTGTCGCGCACGCAGACCGCCATCGCCTCTGAGGACATGCCCAACACTCTGGCCGAGGCCGAGAAACTGATGGCGCAGCACGAGAGCATCAAGAACGAGATCCAGAACTACGAGGAGGACTACCAGAAGATGAGGGACATGGGTGAGATCGTGACACGGGACCAGACGGACGCGCAGTACATGTTCCTGCGGCAGCGGCTGCAGGCGCTCGACACCGGCTGGAACGAGCTGCACAAGATGTGGGAGAACCGGCAGAATCTCCTGTCTCAGTCCCACGCCTACCAGCTGTTCCTGAGGGACACCAAGCAAGCCGAGGCCTTCCTGAACAACCAG GAGTACGTCCTGGCGCACACGGAGATGCCGACCACGCTGGAAGGCGCCGAGGCCGCCATCCGGAAGCAGGAGGACTTCATGACCACAATGGACGCCAACGAGGAGAAGATCAACGGTGTCGTGGAGGCTGGCCGCCGCCTCGCCAGTGACGGAAACGTCAACGCCGAGCGCATCCTGGAGAGGGTGGTTTCCATTGACGACAG acatAAGAAGAACAGAGAGGCTGCTGTGGAGCTTTTGATGAGGTTGAAGGACAACAGAGATCTGCAGAAGTTCCTGCAGGACTGTCAGGAG ctgtctCTGTGGATCAGTGAGAAGATGCTGACCGCTCAGGACGTTTCGTATGATGAAGCCCGAAATCTTCACAGCAAGTGGTTGAAGCATCAGGCGTTCATGGCCGAACTGCAGTCCAACAAGGAGTGGTTAGATAAAGTCCAGAag GACGGTGCCCTGCTGGTGTCGGAGAAGCCGGAGACGGAGGCGGTGGTGAAGGAGAAGCTGTCGGCACTGCAGACCATGTGGGCGGAGCTGGAATCGACCACTCAGAACAAAGCCCAGACTCTCTTCGACGCCAACAAGGCGGAGCTTttcacacagagctgcagcgaGCTGGACAAGTGGCTGGAAGGTTTGGacagtcagatccagtctgACGACTATGGAAAGGACCTGACCTCTGTCAACATCCTGCTGAAGAAACAACAG ATGCTGGAAAAGCAGGTGGAGGTGCGTCAGAGGGAGGTGAGGACTCTGGGTCAGGAGGTGCAGGACGCGGACGAGGTAGATGAACGTCGACACGTGGTGGAGAAGAAgtttcaggagctgctggagccgctcacacGCCGACGGAACTTTCTGGTGGCCTCCAGAGAAGTCCACCAGTTCAACCGCGACGTGGAGGACGAGATC CTGTGGGCTCATGAGAGAATCCCTGTGGCCACGTCCACCGACCACGGACACAACCTGCAGACCGTGCAGCTGCTCATCAAAAAGAACCAG ACGCTGCAGAAGGAGATTCAGGGCCATCAGCCGCGCATTGACGACATCCTGGAGCGCAGTAAGAgtctcctgcaggaccagtctcCCAACGCCGACGCGATCCGGCAGCGCCTGGCCGACCTGCAGCGCCTCTGgaggcagctgatggaggaggcggagcgTCGCCACGGCCGCCTTGAGGAGGCGCACAAAGCCCAGCAGTACTACTTTGAcgcggcggaggcggaggccTGGATGAGCGAGCAGGAGCTGTATATGATGTCGGAGGAGAAGGCCAAG GACGAGCAGAGCGCCGTCGCCATGCTGAAGAAGCACCAGATCGTGGAACAGGCCGTGGAGGACTACGCAGAGACGGTTCACCAGCTGTCGAAGACCAGCCGAGGACTGGTGGCCGACGGACACCCCGACAG tgagcgTATCAGCATGCGTCAGTCGCAGGTGGATAAGCTGTACGCAGGTCTGAAGGACctgtcagaggagaggaggggcaAATTGGATGAGAGGCTCCGCCTCTTCCAGCTGAACCGAGAGGTGGACGACTTGGAGCAGTGGATCGCCGAGCGGGAGGTGGTGGCAGGTTCACACGAGCTGGGACAGGACTACGAACATGTCACT ATGCTGCAGGAGCGTTTCCGCGAGTTTGCCCGAGACACGGGGAACATCGGGCAAGAGCGCGTGGACGCCGTCAACCGGCTGGCGGACGAGCTGATCAACGCGGGGCACGGCGACGCGGCCACAGTGGCCGAGTGGAAAGACGGTCTGAACGAGGCTTGGGCCGACCTGCTGGAGCTCATCGACACGCGCACGCAGATCCTGGCCGCCTCCTTCGAGCTGCACAAGTTCTACCACGACGCCAAAGAGATTCTCGGCCGTATCGCCGACAAACAGCAGAAGCTTCCGGACGACGTGGGCCGCGACCAGAACACGGTGGAGACGCTTCAGAGGAGTCACACCACGTTTCAGCACGACGTCCAGGCCCTCGGCACGCAG GTGCGACAGCTACAGGAGGACGCGGTGCGGCTGCAGTCGGCGTACGCCGGCGACAAGGCGGACGACATCCAGCGCAGAGACAGCGAGGTGCTACAGGCGTGGACCGGCCTCCTGGACGCCTGTAACGCTCGccggctccacctgctggacacCGCCGACAAGTTCCGCTTCTTCAGCCTGGTGAGAGACCTCCTGCTGTGGATGGAGGACGTCATCCGACTCATCGAGGCCCAGGAGAACCCCAG agACGTCTCGTCGGTGGAGCTGCTCATGAACAACCATCAGGGGATCAAAGCAGAGATTGACGCCCGTAACGACAGCTTCACCTGCTGCATTGAGCTCGGGAAGTCTCTATTGGCTCGGAAACATTTTTCCTCCGAGGAG atcaaggagaagctgctgcagctcactgaCAAGAGGAAGGAGATGATTGACAAGTGGGAGGATCGGTGGGAGTGGCTCCGCCTCA TCCTGGAGGTGCACCAGTTCTCGCGGGATGCGGGCGTGGCCGAGGCCTGGCTGCTGGGTCAGGAGTCCTACCTGTCCAGCAGAGAAGTGGGTCACAGCGTGGACGAAGTGGAGAAACTCATCAAGCGCCACGAAGCCTTCGAGAAGTCTGCGGCCACCTGGGAAGAGCGCTTCTCCGCCCTGGAGAGGCTGACCACG ttggagctgctggaggtgaggaggcagcagcaggaggaggaggaggagctgaggaggaggagtgcgcCCCCTGTCTCTGAagaggtgcagcagcaggatgaagcaCAGCAGAAACTTcaaag CCCGACCCTCCAGAATGGAGAGAGCCCTGAGCAGGACAGCAGCCTG GAGGGCGTAAACCAAGGAGTGCTGGTGAACGGCGAGCGCAGCTCCAAGGAGGCGACTCCCACCCCCTCGCCGACGAGCGGCAGGAAGAGCAAAAGCCAGTCGTCCACGCTTCCCGCCAAGAACCCGGAGTCGTGCTCGCAGCTGGAGGGACTTCTGCACCGCAAGCACGAGTGGGAGGGCCACAACAAGAAGGCGTCCAACAG GTCGTGGCACAACGTCTACTGCGTCATCAACCGCCAGGAGATCGGCTTCTACAAGGACAGCAAGGCGGCGGCCCAGGGCGTGCCCTACCACAACCAGGTGCCCGTCAACCTGAAGGACGCCACCTGCGACGTCGCCACCAactacaagaagaagaagcacgtCTTCAAGCTCAG aCTGACGGATGGAAATGAGTTTCTGTTCCAGGCCAAAGACGAG gaggagatgagCACCTGGATCCAGGGGATCCtgaacgccgccgccgagcgctgCGACCCGCCGGGCAGCCAGCCCGGCACGCCGGTGTCCGGCCGCGCCCAGACGCTGCCCGCCGCCGTCACGCTCCCCGCCGAGTCGAGTCCGGGGAAGCGCGAGAAGgacaaagagaaggagaaggagaagcgcTTCAGCCTTTTCAGCAAGAAGAAGCAGTAG